One Halostella limicola genomic window carries:
- a CDS encoding sensor histidine kinase, translating into MERGESGGSAGRNRARTRGDEPSASVLYVGTDGDDVPAALKRGRPGLSVTTASGPEAALSRIESGDVDCVVSDGEAGENDGAGVLDAVRRSNPDLPVIVYTAAPSEEAVGEALAAGATDVVRRPPDPGEHALLAHRIDAALATDGDAAAVEETLRERERYIQELYEITSNPETTFDEKVRGLLEMGCERLDLDFGFLIETNEDEGEFEVHEMHGTHDGFRPGLTAPLSQTYCKHVIGSDGVFVLQDAAAEGYADDPASESGIVCYLGSEVTVGDEVFGTFCFANTSPREAPFTDAEVTYVELMSEWVSYGLERRRAKAELAETVDRLEQSNAELERFAYVASHDLQEPLRMVTSYLNLLERRYGDALDDDAEEFIEYAVGGAERMRSMIQGLLEFSRLDTQGGEFEPTDCERVVDEATTNLRITIAESDAEVAVEPLPTVVADETQLVQLFQNLVGNAVEHGSARPGADDGPAEGDDGSDGRGSDGGPRIRVSAERGDGEWVFSVSDDGVGIDPADADHVFEMFNDLDGADESGTGIGLAICRKIVERHGGRIWVDADAAEGATFRFTIPDREATGDSA; encoded by the coding sequence ATGGAACGAGGGGAGAGCGGGGGGTCCGCCGGCCGGAACCGCGCGCGGACGCGGGGCGACGAACCCTCCGCCAGCGTCCTCTACGTCGGCACGGACGGCGATGACGTCCCCGCCGCCCTCAAACGCGGTCGTCCCGGACTGTCGGTGACCACGGCGTCCGGTCCGGAAGCCGCGCTCTCCCGGATCGAGTCCGGCGACGTGGACTGCGTCGTTAGCGACGGCGAAGCCGGTGAGAACGACGGTGCGGGCGTTCTCGACGCGGTGCGTCGGTCGAATCCCGACCTGCCCGTGATCGTCTACACCGCCGCCCCGAGCGAAGAGGCCGTCGGCGAGGCGCTGGCCGCCGGCGCGACGGACGTCGTCCGCAGGCCGCCGGACCCCGGCGAACACGCGCTCCTCGCCCACCGTATCGACGCCGCGCTCGCGACCGACGGCGACGCGGCCGCCGTCGAGGAGACCCTTCGGGAGCGGGAGCGGTACATACAGGAACTGTACGAGATAACGTCGAACCCCGAGACGACGTTCGACGAGAAGGTCCGGGGGCTGCTGGAGATGGGCTGCGAGCGGCTGGACCTCGACTTCGGCTTCCTCATCGAGACCAACGAGGACGAGGGCGAATTCGAGGTCCACGAGATGCACGGAACGCACGACGGGTTCCGTCCCGGCCTCACCGCACCACTCTCTCAGACGTACTGCAAGCACGTCATCGGATCGGACGGCGTCTTCGTCCTGCAGGACGCCGCCGCCGAGGGGTACGCCGACGACCCGGCGAGCGAGAGCGGGATCGTCTGCTACCTCGGCTCCGAGGTGACGGTCGGCGACGAGGTGTTCGGGACCTTCTGCTTCGCGAACACCTCTCCCCGTGAGGCGCCGTTCACCGACGCGGAGGTGACGTACGTCGAGCTGATGAGCGAGTGGGTCAGCTACGGCCTCGAACGCCGGCGAGCGAAGGCGGAGCTCGCGGAGACGGTCGACCGCCTCGAACAGTCGAACGCCGAACTGGAGCGGTTCGCGTACGTCGCGTCGCACGACCTGCAGGAGCCCCTGCGGATGGTGACGAGCTACCTGAATCTCCTCGAACGGCGATACGGGGACGCCCTCGACGACGACGCGGAGGAGTTCATCGAGTACGCGGTGGGCGGCGCGGAGCGGATGCGGTCGATGATCCAGGGGCTGCTGGAGTTCTCCCGACTCGACACCCAGGGGGGCGAGTTCGAACCGACCGACTGCGAGCGGGTCGTCGACGAGGCGACGACAAACCTCCGGATAACGATCGCGGAGAGCGACGCCGAGGTCGCCGTGGAACCGCTCCCGACGGTCGTCGCCGACGAGACCCAGCTGGTGCAGCTGTTCCAGAACCTCGTCGGAAACGCCGTGGAGCACGGCTCCGCGCGTCCGGGAGCCGACGACGGACCGGCCGAGGGCGACGACGGATCGGACGGGAGAGGGTCAGACGGCGGACCCCGGATCCGCGTCTCGGCGGAGCGGGGCGACGGCGAGTGGGTGTTCTCGGTCAGCGACGACGGAGTCGGGATCGACCCGGCCGACGCCGACCACGTCTTCGAGATGTTCAACGACCTCGACGGCGCGGACGAGTCGGGGACGGGGATCGGCCTCGCCATCTGCCGGAAGATCGTCGAACGCCACGGCGGCCGCATCTGGGTCGACGCGGACGCCGCCGAGGGGGCGACGTTCCGCTTCACGATCCCCGACCGCGAGGCGACCGGCGACTCGGCCTGA
- a CDS encoding phosphoribosyltransferase — MSDLPDDFDCTITNWEYIYGLCRDVSVEVREDDFEPDVIVALARGGWFAGRCICDFLGLDDLTSLKMEHYVGAAQKSDEPQVRYPMPEGSVEGKDVLIIDDIADTGGSIKRAYEYVNERDPGQVRTATLQLLQTSEFEPDYVGERLEEWTWVVYPWNFIEDMVDLIEGAMERADEETFDREDVRHYLAEFHDVQRIEMEIAQPDRLDEVLDEMERRGVIAGEDGAWSLAE, encoded by the coding sequence ATGAGCGATCTTCCGGACGATTTCGACTGCACTATCACCAACTGGGAGTACATCTACGGTCTCTGTCGCGACGTCAGCGTCGAGGTCCGGGAGGACGACTTCGAACCGGACGTGATCGTCGCGCTCGCGCGCGGCGGCTGGTTCGCCGGGCGGTGCATCTGCGACTTCCTGGGTCTGGACGACCTGACCAGCCTGAAGATGGAGCACTACGTCGGCGCGGCCCAGAAGTCGGACGAACCGCAGGTCCGCTACCCGATGCCCGAGGGGAGCGTCGAGGGCAAGGACGTGCTCATCATCGACGACATCGCCGACACGGGCGGGTCTATCAAGCGCGCCTACGAGTACGTCAACGAGCGCGATCCGGGGCAGGTCCGGACGGCGACGCTCCAGTTGCTCCAGACCAGCGAGTTCGAGCCCGACTACGTCGGCGAGCGCCTGGAGGAGTGGACCTGGGTCGTCTACCCGTGGAACTTCATCGAGGACATGGTCGACCTGATCGAGGGGGCGATGGAACGGGCCGACGAGGAGACGTTCGACCGCGAGGACGTCCGCCACTACCTCGCCGAGTTCCACGACGTCCAGCGCATCGAGATGGAGATCGCACAGCCCGACCGCCTCGACGAGGTGTTAGACGAGATGGAGCGCCGCGGCGTGATCGCCGGCGAGGACGGGGCCTGGTCGTTGGCGGAATAA
- the mtnP gene encoding S-methyl-5'-thioadenosine phosphorylase, whose protein sequence is MIGFIGGSGIYDALPLENVREEDVTTPFGDPSAPVTVGELAGREVAFLPRHGRDHQYSPTETPYRANIHALKQLGVERILASNAVGSLREDLPPRTLVIPDQTFDRTKHRTPSFFGEGMVAHMPFAEPYCPHMVDHLAASTDAADADSEVGGTYVCIEGPQYSTRAESEFYRAQDWDVIGMTAIPEAKLAREAEMCYATVTGVTDYDVWKADSEVTLQEVLENAAANETAIKEVVERAVREMPDERDCDCGSALEGSINTPTEAVPEETLEQVELLVDEYV, encoded by the coding sequence ATGATCGGCTTTATCGGCGGCAGCGGCATCTACGACGCGCTCCCGTTAGAGAACGTCCGCGAGGAAGACGTGACGACCCCGTTCGGCGACCCGAGCGCCCCGGTCACGGTCGGCGAACTGGCCGGCCGCGAGGTGGCGTTTCTCCCCCGACACGGCCGCGACCACCAGTACTCGCCGACCGAGACGCCGTACCGCGCCAACATCCACGCGCTGAAGCAGCTCGGCGTCGAGCGGATCCTCGCCAGCAACGCGGTCGGCAGCCTCCGCGAGGACCTCCCGCCGCGGACGCTCGTGATCCCTGACCAGACGTTCGACCGCACCAAGCACCGCACCCCGTCGTTCTTCGGCGAGGGGATGGTCGCGCACATGCCGTTCGCCGAGCCGTACTGCCCGCACATGGTCGACCACCTCGCGGCGTCGACCGACGCGGCCGACGCCGACAGCGAGGTCGGCGGCACCTACGTCTGCATCGAAGGGCCGCAGTACTCGACGCGGGCCGAAAGCGAGTTCTACCGCGCGCAGGACTGGGACGTCATCGGCATGACCGCCATCCCGGAGGCGAAGCTCGCCCGCGAGGCGGAGATGTGTTACGCCACCGTCACCGGCGTCACCGACTACGACGTCTGGAAGGCGGACAGCGAGGTCACGCTGCAGGAGGTACTCGAAAACGCCGCCGCCAACGAGACGGCGATTAAGGAGGTCGTCGAGCGCGCCGTCCGCGAGATGCCCGACGAGCGCGACTGCGACTGCGGGTCGGCGCTGGAGGGGTCGATCAACACGCCGACCGAGGCCGTCCCCGAGGAGACGCTGGAGCAGGTGGAACTGCTGGTCGACGAGTACGTCTGA